The following DNA comes from Gemmatimonas sp..
GGCACAGGTGGTGGACGATTCTCCCATCGCACTCGACCAGATGAGCGGCGAGACGTGGACGCCGCAGAACTACGACATGAAGTTCCAGGGCAGCATGCCCATGCGCAAAGCGCTGTATCAGTCCCGCAATCTGGCGGCGATTCGCACGGGCATGGCCGTGGGCGCCGATGCGGTCATCACGATGGCGCGGCGTTTCGGCATCACCACCCCCATTCCGCCCTATCCATCCGTCTTCATCGGGTCGGCCGACACGTATCCGATCCAGATGATCGGCTCCTACTCGGTGTTCGCGAACCTCGGCCTGCGGACCACGCCGCACGCGATCGCTCGGGTGGAGAACGCGGCGGGGAAGGTGGTGTGGAAGCCCGATCTCGTGCGCGAGGCCGTGCTCTCCCCGGAAGAGGCGTGGCTGATGGTGAACATGATGAAGGATGTCGTCGTGCGCGGCACCGGCGCCCGCATCTGGAGCAGCGGCTTTCGCGTGCCGTCCGGCGGAAAGACCGGCACCACCAACGACGGGGCCGACGTGTGGTTCATCGGCTATACTGCCGATCTGGTGGCCGGCGTGTGGATGGGCTTCGACAAGCCGCAGAAGATCAAGGGGAACGCACAGGGAGGCGACCTGGCGGCCCCGGCGTGGGCATCCTTCATGACGGAGGTGTACCGGCGAAAGCCGCAGCCTCCCGATTGGCCACGGCCCGACGGCGTGGTGGTGCGGGAGATCGACGCGGTCACCGGTCGACTCGCCAACGCCAGTTGCATGGGCGCGCTCACCACGGAGTTCTTCGTGCAGGGATTCGAACCCACGAGCACCTGTACCGATGTCGCGGCACCCTCGGCGTTCAGCATGGACAGTGCGCGCGCCGCGGTGAAGCGCGACACGACCAATCCGTTCCGCCTGCCACCGGCGTGACGTGAGGCCCCTCTGACGCACGTCCCGCCGCTTCCGGTCCCCTCCGAGCGCACGCTCTACACGGCGCGGTGGGTGCTCCCCATCAGTGCACCGGCCATGGAAGACGGGGCGGTGCTGGTATTGGGCGACACGATTGCCTGGGTGGGACCGGCACATGCGGCGGGCGCGGTGCTCTCGGCGCACGGGGCGGAACCCGTGTCCGTGGTCGCCCTGGGTGACGCCGTGCTTCTCCCCGGGCTGGTGAATGCGCATTCCCACCTCGAGCTCACCACGCTGCGCGGATTTCTCGAGGGCCTCGACTTCCGCGAGTGGTTGCGCACCCTCACGGCGGTGCGGCGCGACCTGCTCACGGAAGCAGACCTGCTGGATGCGTCGCGGGTGGGCATCGTGGAGGCGCTGCGCCATGGCATCACCACGCTGGCCGACTGCACCGACTCCGCGATGCCCCTGCACGCCATGCGCGAGCTGGGCGTGCGCGGCATTGGGTATGTCGAGCTGTTCGGCCCGGATCCGGCGCAGCGTGACGAGTCCCTGTCGCGGTTGCGGGCGCGCGTGGAGCTGCTGCGGCAGCAGGACACACCGCTCGTGCGCACCGGGGTGTCGCCGCATGCGCCGTACACGGTGTCGGCATCGCTCTTTCGTGCCACGGCCGAGTATGCGCTGGCCGAGCGATTGCCCATGGCGGTGCATGTCGCCGAGAGTGCCGCCGAAACGGCGTTCGTGTGCAGTGGCGAGGGGCCGTTCGCGGAACGCCTGCGGGCGCGCGGCATGGCCGTCGCGCCGCAGGCCCGCTCTCCCGTGGCGCTCCTCGAGGCCACCGGCGTACTGGCCGTGCGTCCACTGCTCATCCACGCCGTTCGGGTGGATGAGGCGGACCTGCAGCGTATCGCGCATCATGGGGCGAGCATCGTGCATTGCCCCCTGTCGAACGCGAAGCTCGGACAGGGCCTCGCCCCGCTCGACCGCATGCAGGCGCATGGGATCGCCGTCGGTCTCGGCACCGACTCGGTCGCGAGCAACGATCGCATGCACCTGATCGATGAAGCGCGGCAGGCAATCCTGGCGCACGCGATCCGATCCGGCAGTCCGGACTCATTGTCCGCCCACGGGGCGCTCGAGCTGGCCACGGCGGGCGGTGCGGCGGCGCTGGGGCTGGAGGCCGTGGTGGGCACGTTGGAGGTCGGCAAGGCCGCCGACCTCGCGGCCTTTCCGCTGGACGACGCCACGGTGCACACCGTGCACGATCCCGCCGTGACGCTGGTGCACGCGCTCGCCGGGCGGGCGCAGGCGACGCTGGTCACGGTGGGAGGACGAGTCCTGGTACGAGGCGGGCAGGTGCTGGTCGACGATCCCACGTGGCACGTGCGGCAGCGGGAGACGGGAGCGCGGCTCCGCCAGTGGCGGCAGCGTGGTGCGCCATGATATGCTTCGGCATGCGTACGCGTGACGAGCTCGCCGTCTTCAGGAGTTGCGGCGCCCGCCGGATAGGCGGGTGTGCTGGCGTCGTCGCCAGGGCCACGCGTCATTGATCCGTCTGCCCCCCGCCATGCTCCCGGCCACTGCCGGCGCTTCGGCGGGGTTTCGTTTTTCGCCGGGCCCGCGTGCACAAGCGGGGGATGCACCACCGCGCCTCCTGCGGCGCGGCACGACAGCGTTGGTCTCCACGACTCACCGACTTGACGGAGGGTAGGCGTGATCGCCGGTTGTCTCGCATTGAATGCGTCGTACGAGCCTCTCACGATGGTGCCGCTGCGCCGGGCGCTGCGTCTGGTGATCGACGGCAAGGCCGAGATCGTCGAGGCCGACCGGCACGCGCCGGTGCGCTCGGAGAAGCAGGCCTTTCCGCGTCCTGCCGTCATTCGGCTCACGCGCTACGTGCACGTGCCGCGGCGCTTCCGTCGGCAGGTAACGAACATCTTTCTGTTCGCGCGTGACGACTACCAGTGTCAGTACTGCGGGCGCCGGTCCAGTGAGCTCAAGCCGCGCGAATCGCTCACGCGCGATCACCTCGTTCCCATGTCGCGCGGCGGCACGAATGAATGGTCGAACGTGGTGACGGCCTGCAGCTCCTGCAACACGCGGAAGGCCAATCGCATGCCCGCGGAGATCGGCATGCACCCGCTGCACGCGCCGGTCGAGCCGCACTTCGTGCACCTCTCGTGGGCCGTGCGGCGACTCACGCCCATCCAGGCGCAGTACATCCGCACCTTCTACGGCGAAGAGACGTTGCGCGAGCTGGAGAAGATCGAGGGGAGTGGATTGCGGGCGACCGGTCGGCCCTAGAACACCATCGTCGCACTGCGCGCCTCGAGTCGCCGTGCCTCGGCGCCAAGAATGCGCGAGGCGAGCGTGCGCACCCCGCGCGTAATGGCCGACGCCGGGCTGCGCTTGCCGCGCACGGCGGGCGCTCCTTCCCCGCGCAGCCAGCGCTCGACTTCGTCGAGATCACTCACGTCGAGCGCCTGGATGTCCGCCTGCACCAGCACGTAGCCCTTCTGGCCACGCCGCGGCGTGGGGAGCGCTGGCAGGTACGCCAGCTCCGACGCCGCGCGGGCGTCGGCAAAGCGCACGTAGCTGCCCAGGGTCATGACCCGATCGCCCACGAGTCGCGCCACCTCGTAGCTGCGCTCCACCACGTTGTACTGCACGATGACATCCCACTCGGCACGCCCGCGGATGTCATCGAAGTACCGCCCCACGGTCCAGATCTCGGCCCGCAGGTGCATGCGCACCGGAAACCCGTTCTTGAGCAGCTCATCGTGCTCACGTTCCGTGAGCACATTGCGAACGGCCACCAACGGCGGATAGCTCTGCGCCGTCACGCGAATGTCGATCGCCGGCGTGTCCTGCGCGCGCGCCCACCGGCCGCTGCCCACGAGGAGCAGCAGCACCGTCAGGCACAGGCGCAGGAGACGGCTCATGGCGCGCGGTGTGCTCAGAAGCGGCGGCCCAGCCGCACGTACACGTTCGGCGAAAGCCCGCTCTGCGAAACGGCCTGGGCAAGGTAGACGCCGAAGTCACCGAAATCGAAGCCACCGCCGATATCGGTGCGCCACGTGTTCAGGTCGGGTACCCGATTGCGGCCGAAGAACAGCGGATCGGCCGCGCTGGTGGCGCCCGCCACCGTGGCGGGGCGATTCACGAGCCACCCACGCCCGCTGTTGGCGAAGAGCACCCATGTCCCATCCGCGTGGCCGCGCCCGAGCTGCCAGCGCCGGTCGCCCTCATCGTCGTCACCGAACAGGTCGATGCGGAAGTCGCCCTTCCACTCCACCTGCACCAGCGCCATGCGCTCGCACTGGGCGGGCCGCCCCAGCAGCACATACAGCTCCTCGGACCCAGTCGCACAGGTGCCCGCGTCTGCCGTACCGATGGTGCGACGGAAATCGAACCCGGGGAGGGCGTCGATACCGCTCACCGCAAGGCGACGCTGCACGGGCAGGGCATCGCCGTGCACCCAGCCGCCCACGACGGCACGCAGGTTGAGCTGCGCGTTGGGTCCGAGGCGGTTGTAGCGGCGGAGATCGAAGAAGGCACGGCCGTAATCGAGCGCCACGGCCGGTCGCAACTCGCGGGTCACGAGACCGGGACGCCCCAGCCCTTCGGTGAGCGGTGCCAGCGTCAGGGCGTCACTGTGTCCTCGCTCGTACTCCCCGCGCAGGTACCACCCCGAGCGCGGGTACCGGGACTCCGTGCGCGTGTCGAAGGTACCGCTCAGCGTGAGCAGCCGCAGCACACCCTCATCGCCGCGTGGGTTGAGTCGCAGGGCGACCTCGTCATTCAACCGGAAGACATCGCGTGCCCGACGGGCGTTCCACCGCTCCTCCCCGTACGACAGCTTGAGTTCGTGGCCGCGCCCGGCAAAGGCCGATAGGTACGCCTGCGCCCCGTGCCGTTCCCAGTAATCGCGGTAGTCGCGCGAGAAGAAAAAGGTGGCCAGCCCCACCTCGCCATCACTGAGCTGCCAGCGCTCCATGGCGTCCACTTCGTCGAACAGTCGCGTGCCCACGGCGATCCCCGCCTGCTCACCCTGTCGCACTTCGAAGAGCGCGCGATGGCCCAGGTTCTCGTCGTTCCATACCAGGCGGTCACCGGTGCGGAAGATGCCGTATACCTCGGCGCGCACCCGGGTCGCGCCGCTGCGGGCGCGAACGCGCGGGCCCACGTAGATGGGCAGTCCTTCCACGCGGTTATAGGTGTGCGCCGAGGTGAAGAACAGCTGGCTTACCGTTTCCTCTGCGTCGTCCTCCTGCACCCACTGCGAAAAGCGGGTGAGGAAATCCGTGTCGGCCACCAAGGTGTCGCCGTTCTCCTGATACCGGTAGCGCGCGCTCCACACGCGAATCTCGCCGGTCACGCTGGGGCGCTCGGGCGCCTGCAGCGTTCCGCCCACCACGGTGATCCCCTTCGCCAGGCGCGCGCCCTCGACCAGCACCACATCGCCGTTCAGCACGACCACCTCGCCGTTCACCACCCCGGCGAGCCGCGCGTTGCCGTTGAGGACGGCGAGGTCGCCGCGTACCGTGTCGCTCGCGGTGAGGGTGAAGTCTCCGCGCACCTTGCGCGTGGTCGTCGCATTGAACAGGCGTGTGACCTCGAGGGCGACATCCCGCGGGACCCCGCCCACGCGCTGCGCCGCGGCCGGCGCCGGCAGTATCACGAGGCCGAGGGCGAGCAGCCCGCGGGCAACCGCTCCACGGGGGCTCGCCGGGCGCACCACGCTCGTGCGGCGGGGGATCGGGGGGCAGGGCTGACCGGAGGCGGCCGTGGGTTGACTCATTCAGAACTCCTGCTGAGGTTCGCGCTCCGCCATGGCATGCCCCGTACCAGTGCGGCCCGGATTACACCGTGGCCGACGCGTGGCGCTCCTGCAATATCATCAATTCCGGGAGCGACCGGCGCGTCACCGCACCACGTACGATGCGCCTGAAAGGGGACACTGGTGTGTCGGAGTGCTACGCCGTGGCATGGCGGGACATCGGCCATCCGCGAAAGGTTTGAACGCCGGTCAGCGTGCCACGCCGCGATCACTCGGCGGGCGAGGCGAGCCCGAGCCGCCGCATGCGACGATACAGATTGGGCCTGTCGGTCTGGAGCCGCCGCGCCGCCTCGGCCACGTTGCCATCGCTGTGTGCGAGGGCGGCGGCAATGAGGCGCCGCTCGTACACGTCGAGTGCATCGCTCAGCGGCAGCCCGTCGGTGGGATCGGCTCCGGCGCGGTCGCTTGCGCCGTGCGCGGTGGCGGCGCCGTGCGCGGCCTGCGGGATGACCTGCAGCACGTCGGTGCGTGACACCTCGGAGCCGGCATGCAGGATGGCGAGCCGCTCCACCACGTTGGCGAGTTCGCGCACGTTGCCTGGCCAGCGATATCCACCCAGTGCGGCGAGCGCCTCCGGCTGCCAGGTAACCAGGGGCCGCCCTGTGCGTGTGCGATGGCGCGCCGAGAAGTGGCGTACGAGGGCGGGCAGGTCGCCGGGCCGGTCACGCAGCGGTGGCAGCTGCATGGGAATCACGTTGAGCCGAAAGAACAGGTCTTCACGGAACGTGCCGTCGGCCACGGCGCGGGTCAGGTCCTTGTTGGTGGCCGCGAGAATGCGCACGTCGATCCTGATCGGCTTGCCGCCACCCACGCGCTCGATCTCTCGTGCCTCGATGGCCCGCAGCAGCTTGGCCTGCGCTTCGGCGCCGAGATCGCCGACCTCGTCCAGGAACAGCGTACCGGTGTGGGCCAGTTCGAAGCGGCCGATGCGCCGTTCGGTGGCGCCGGTGAAGGCCCCACGCTCGTGGCCGAACATCTCGCTCTCCACCAGGTCACGCGGAATGGCGGCACAGTTCACGCGCACGAAGGGCTTGTCGCGGCGCGGACTCCCTTCGTGGAGGGCGGCGGCGACCAGTTCCTTGCCCGTGCCCGACTCGCCGGTGATGAGGACGCGCGCATCCGTTGGGCCAATACGCGCGATGAGCGCGCGGACCTCCCGCATGACCGGCGACTCGCCGACCATCTCTCCCGAGATGCCCAGGTCTTCGCGCAGCGCTGCCGCTGTGCGGCGCGCCTGCCGCAGTTCGAACGCCGAGGCGAGCGCCAGCAGCACCCCCTCGGGGGTGAGGGGCTTCTCGAGGAAGGTGAAGGCACCGAGCCTGGTGGCGCGCACGGCATCGGTGAGTGCCGCGCGCCCGCTCATCATGACCACCGGCACATCGGGGCGGCGTTCACGCAACTTCTCCAGCAGGGCAAGGCCGTCGAGCTCTCCCGGCATCATGAGATCGACGAGTGCGATGTCCGGCTCGAGCGCTTCCGCCAACGCGAGACCGGTGCGCCCATCGGCGGCGTCGCGCACATCATACCCTTCCGCTGAGAGCAGGGCCCCCACCATGCGCCGGATGTTCGGCTCGTCGTCGACTATGAGTACGCTGGGCATGAACGGGTTCCTGCCGCTTACGCGCGCCCGCGGCCGGCGGAGGCATCGTTGGCCGCGCCCCGTGGAATACCGGCCGGGATCTCCACGGGAATTGCCACTGGCGCAGGTGCCTGGCGCTCCGCAAGGAGCCTGGTGGTGAAGCGCTGCCCTTCAGAGAGCCGCTCCATCTCCACGGCCACCGTGTCGAGGTTGCGTTCGAGCGTCTCGAAGCGGTCGCGCAGACGCGCTTCCAGCGCCGCGGTTTCGTTCTGGGCCGTGTGCTTCCGGTTGAGCCAGCGCACGACTGCGCGCGAGATGGGCCACCAGATGAGGAAGATCGACAGCGTGGCCGGAATGGCCCACGCGATCTGTGTCGCCTCTCGGGGAATCACGTCGCGGAAGGGAATGACCTGCGTATTGCCCTCCTGCGTGAGCACGAGGCTGCCGTCGTTCATCGAGATGCTCACCGGACGACCCTCGTCGCTGGTGAAGACGATGGGCCCTCCCGGCGACGGCGGGTCAGCGGGGGCCGCGGGCGGCGGCGGCGCCTGACGGGCGTTGGTGGCGTTCACCGCACGTTCAGCATCCTGGATGGCGTTCTCGATGATGCGGTCGGCGTTGGCGCGCGCCTGCTCCGCGCTGCGGGCGGCCTGCTCGGCATTCTGCGCCGCACGCGCCGCGCTGGCGGCCTGGTCGCCCGACTGCCCGAAGTGCACCTTGATCACGACGCGCGGGGTCATCGCACACGCTCCGCCTCTGCCGGTGCCCGCTCGGCCAGCAGTTTCGTGGTGAAGCGCTGCCCTTCACTGATGCGCTCCACCTCGACGGCCACGGTTTCGATGGCCTGTTCGATGGCGACCAAGCGCTGTTCAATGAGCGTCTGCTGCCGGATCTCGTGGCGCCTCTCGAAACGCCGCGCCCACGCCTTCACCAGCGGGGTGCCGAGCGACATGACCGTGGCGGCCCCCATGATGATGCCCATCATGTCCACCAGTCCGTCCGGCAGCGCCTTGCGGCGCGGGGCCGCAGGTGGCTCCGCGGCAACGGCCGTCGCGGGGACGCCCTCGACGCTCGAGGTGATGATCTCGCCGGAAGGCGACAGTTCGATGCGCTGCACCGTCCCGTCGCTCTTCTTGGTGACGACAATGGACTTGCCGCCGCCGTCCTGTGGCTGGGTCGCCAGAGTGGCGTCCTGCAGTTGCACCGTCATGTGTTCCTCACGCCGTCACCGGCAGTCGCATCATCATGGTGGTCCCGCGCCCGGGTTCGCTGGTAACCTCGATCGTTCCGGCATGGGCCTGCACCGTCTGCTGGGCAATGGCGAGTCCCAGCCCCGTTCCGCCCGGCTTGGTGGTGACATACGGGTCGAAGATGCGGGACAGCGCCTCGGGGGCGATCCCGCATCCGGTGTCCCGTACGGTGATCACTACCTGCCGGGTTTCAATCGGTGGCGAAACCGTGTCGCCGGCACGGCCGACAGCCGGTCCGGCTGTGACCGCCACTTCAATCGTTCCACCGGGGGGGGTGGCGTCGACCGCGTTGAGTAGCACATTGGCCACGGCGCGCACCAACGGCTCGTAATACCCGCGCACCAGCGGC
Coding sequences within:
- a CDS encoding sigma-54 dependent transcriptional regulator; the encoded protein is MPSVLIVDDEPNIRRMVGALLSAEGYDVRDAADGRTGLALAEALEPDIALVDLMMPGELDGLALLEKLRERRPDVPVVMMSGRAALTDAVRATRLGAFTFLEKPLTPEGVLLALASAFELRQARRTAAALREDLGISGEMVGESPVMREVRALIARIGPTDARVLITGESGTGKELVAAALHEGSPRRDKPFVRVNCAAIPRDLVESEMFGHERGAFTGATERRIGRFELAHTGTLFLDEVGDLGAEAQAKLLRAIEAREIERVGGGKPIRIDVRILAATNKDLTRAVADGTFREDLFFRLNVIPMQLPPLRDRPGDLPALVRHFSARHRTRTGRPLVTWQPEALAALGGYRWPGNVRELANVVERLAILHAGSEVSRTDVLQVIPQAAHGAATAHGASDRAGADPTDGLPLSDALDVYERRLIAAALAHSDGNVAEAARRLQTDRPNLYRRMRRLGLASPAE
- a CDS encoding amidohydrolase family protein, which gives rise to MLPISAPAMEDGAVLVLGDTIAWVGPAHAAGAVLSAHGAEPVSVVALGDAVLLPGLVNAHSHLELTTLRGFLEGLDFREWLRTLTAVRRDLLTEADLLDASRVGIVEALRHGITTLADCTDSAMPLHAMRELGVRGIGYVELFGPDPAQRDESLSRLRARVELLRQQDTPLVRTGVSPHAPYTVSASLFRATAEYALAERLPMAVHVAESAAETAFVCSGEGPFAERLRARGMAVAPQARSPVALLEATGVLAVRPLLIHAVRVDEADLQRIAHHGASIVHCPLSNAKLGQGLAPLDRMQAHGIAVGLGTDSVASNDRMHLIDEARQAILAHAIRSGSPDSLSAHGALELATAGGAAALGLEAVVGTLEVGKAADLAAFPLDDATVHTVHDPAVTLVHALAGRAQATLVTVGGRVLVRGGQVLVDDPTWHVRQRETGARLRQWRQRGAP
- a CDS encoding HNH endonuclease — encoded protein: MVPLRRALRLVIDGKAEIVEADRHAPVRSEKQAFPRPAVIRLTRYVHVPRRFRRQVTNIFLFARDDYQCQYCGRRSSELKPRESLTRDHLVPMSRGGTNEWSNVVTACSSCNTRKANRMPAEIGMHPLHAPVEPHFVHLSWAVRRLTPIQAQYIRTFYGEETLRELEKIEGSGLRATGRP